A single region of the Streptomyces sp. NBC_00425 genome encodes:
- a CDS encoding heavy metal translocating P-type ATPase: MGARPGTVLVTTDLTVGGMTCAACVSRVEKKLGKLNGVTATVNLATGTARVRHPAGVGPHELVATVEKAGYTAALPAPLHRREPAAEGGDEGEETRRERHRLVVTAVLALPVLVLSMAPGLQFRNWQWLCFVLAAPVAVWGAWPFHVRAVRGLRHAAATMDTLVSLGVAASFAWSSYALFLGGAGDPGMRMPFTLLPTAPDGVAHIYLEAAVGVTLFVLAGRFLEARARHGTGQALRSPARPATGEVSVRDEDGSERLVPVEELTVGQVFLVRPGERVATDGQVMQGSSAVDLSLVTRESEPVEVGPGSVVVGGAVNAGGLLLVRATAVGADTQLARITKLVEEAQAGKARAQRPADSVAGAFVPVVLALAVSALGFWLGAGAAPQAAVTACVAVLVVACPCALGLATPTALMAATGRGARLGVLVTGPQALEGLQHVDVVVLDKTGTLTSGHMNVVRVTAVPDGLGADAVLRLAAAVEQGSEHPLGRAVLACARRESGGRGLPEATGFGALPGRGVRGRVEGRLVEVLAPDDDLPDALADALHRAGSEALTPVLVRVDGAAEALLEIGDVVRPGSYRAVERLRRLGVRPVLATGDREEPARAVAEALGIAEVRARCTPEDKAALVRELQEQGHRVAVVGDGVNDAAAPAGADLGIAMGGGTDAAVGAAEVSLVRGDMEALADAVLLARRTLRTIRVNLVWAFGYNVVTVPPAMVGLLTPMAAAAAMSASSVLVVANSLRLRTWQPSPRVRRNVR; encoded by the coding sequence ATGGGCGCCCGGCCGGGAACCGTCCTGGTGACGACCGACCTGACCGTCGGCGGCATGACCTGCGCCGCGTGCGTGAGCCGTGTCGAGAAGAAGCTCGGCAAGCTGAACGGGGTGACGGCGACCGTCAACCTGGCCACCGGGACGGCTCGCGTACGCCATCCGGCGGGCGTGGGCCCCCACGAACTCGTCGCGACCGTCGAGAAAGCCGGCTACACGGCCGCCCTGCCCGCGCCGCTCCACCGGCGGGAGCCCGCGGCCGAGGGCGGCGACGAGGGGGAGGAGACCCGGCGGGAGCGGCACCGGCTGGTGGTCACGGCCGTCCTCGCGCTGCCCGTTCTGGTGCTGTCGATGGCGCCGGGCCTGCAGTTCCGGAACTGGCAGTGGCTGTGTTTCGTGCTCGCCGCGCCCGTCGCCGTGTGGGGCGCCTGGCCCTTCCACGTGCGGGCGGTCCGTGGGCTGCGGCACGCCGCCGCGACCATGGACACGCTCGTCTCGCTGGGCGTGGCGGCGTCCTTCGCGTGGTCGTCGTACGCGCTCTTCCTCGGGGGCGCCGGCGATCCGGGGATGCGGATGCCGTTCACGCTCCTGCCGACCGCGCCGGACGGCGTCGCGCACATCTACCTCGAAGCGGCCGTCGGCGTCACGCTGTTCGTGCTCGCCGGGCGGTTCCTGGAGGCGCGGGCGCGGCACGGCACCGGGCAGGCACTGCGATCGCCGGCCCGGCCGGCGACCGGAGAGGTGTCGGTCCGTGACGAGGACGGCTCCGAACGGCTCGTCCCCGTGGAGGAGCTGACGGTGGGACAGGTCTTCCTCGTCAGACCGGGCGAGCGGGTCGCCACCGACGGGCAGGTGATGCAGGGCAGTTCGGCCGTGGACCTGTCGCTGGTCACCAGGGAGAGCGAACCCGTCGAGGTCGGACCGGGATCGGTCGTGGTCGGCGGGGCCGTCAACGCCGGCGGGCTGCTGCTCGTGCGGGCGACGGCCGTCGGCGCGGACACACAACTCGCCCGGATCACGAAGCTGGTGGAAGAGGCTCAGGCGGGGAAGGCGCGGGCGCAGCGGCCGGCGGACTCGGTGGCCGGCGCCTTCGTGCCGGTCGTGCTCGCGCTGGCGGTCAGCGCGCTCGGGTTCTGGCTGGGCGCGGGGGCCGCACCGCAGGCGGCGGTCACCGCGTGCGTCGCGGTCCTGGTCGTGGCCTGCCCGTGCGCGCTGGGCCTCGCCACCCCGACCGCGCTGATGGCCGCCACCGGCCGCGGCGCCCGACTCGGCGTCCTGGTCACCGGACCGCAGGCGCTGGAGGGGCTGCAGCACGTCGACGTCGTCGTCCTGGACAAGACCGGCACGCTCACCAGCGGCCACATGAACGTCGTCCGGGTCACCGCCGTACCGGACGGGCTCGGCGCAGACGCGGTGCTGCGGCTCGCGGCGGCCGTGGAACAGGGGTCGGAGCATCCGCTCGGACGCGCCGTCCTCGCCTGCGCCCGGCGGGAGTCGGGCGGGCGCGGGCTGCCGGAGGCGACCGGGTTCGGCGCGTTGCCGGGGCGGGGCGTGCGGGGGCGCGTCGAGGGGCGGTTGGTGGAGGTCCTCGCGCCCGACGACGATCTGCCCGACGCGCTCGCGGACGCTCTTCACAGGGCCGGGTCCGAGGCGCTCACGCCCGTGCTGGTGCGGGTGGACGGCGCGGCCGAGGCTCTGCTCGAGATCGGGGACGTCGTCCGGCCCGGCAGCTACCGTGCGGTGGAGCGGCTGCGGCGCCTGGGCGTACGGCCGGTGCTCGCCACCGGAGACCGTGAGGAGCCGGCCCGGGCCGTGGCGGAGGCGCTCGGCATCGCGGAGGTGCGGGCACGCTGCACACCCGAGGACAAGGCCGCCCTCGTACGGGAGTTGCAGGAGCAGGGGCACCGCGTCGCGGTCGTCGGCGACGGGGTGAACGACGCCGCGGCGCCGGCGGGCGCCGACCTGGGGATCGCCATGGGCGGCGGCACGGACGCGGCCGTCGGCGCCGCCGAGGTGAGTCTCGTCCGCGGCGACATGGAGGCCCTCGCCGACGCGGTCCTGCTCGCCCGGCGCACCCTGCGCACGATCCGCGTCAACCTGGTGTGGGCGTTCGGGTACAACGTCGTCACCGTCCCGCCGGCCATGGTCGGCCTGCTCACCCCGATGGCGGCGGCGGCCGCCATGTCGGCGAGCTCGGTGCTGGTCGTCGCCAACAGCCTGCGCCTGCGTACCTGGCAACCGTCGCCGCGCGTCCGGAGGAATGTTCGATGA
- a CDS encoding SWIM zinc finger family protein, translating to MSEPRQSTGPADEARRALREARERQQEQSAQQHAERGTDRPDRPAAPAAPRPADAARAALRRTPQPAPTPADQGSEAAPDPVDASGPATDTVPVTDPEPAAEPAVDSAPGTGRAPGAGLEAAARPTAGPRLASGSGAASGSGSVGGSAPVGDVAAGAAGEAGSTGGRLEAAPGLRLASGSGSAGGCPEAAPGPTAGPDAVPVTGSRPAAPDVPPAPAGPAAVDRAGAGSPAASSPRLTAGRDTMPPPADPVPDVTTAPPVTTGPRPGDVAREALRAARAQARRGPSAAEPRTVAETPARPARETASGRGRHRPGPSPETRSAAPPAGRSADDRRADRTRDRLAEERARAVRELLADSFRMPSDDAAEHAPDPEARTDADTAFASEPAPGPRSAPVSVPEPEPAPEPRFAPASVPEPAPAPGPGFAPGSVPEAESRYGPGPGRGPGPEPVRGVRRDHGENGPDGLDGPHGREARAFSPVLDDVPPHTPRSMAAPSRDGDHRRTFPAFPPRTGGAFAGTWWGNAWVAALEEGALDPKRVVRGRGYAEQGNVDAITVTPGHVLAYVQGSRPRPYRVQVRLRTLGQEDWERFLAAAVEHPGHIAALLDKEMPESLAECGVPLLPGPGDLEPHCSCPDRGHPCKHAAALCYQTARLLDADPFVLLLLRGRGERELLDALSRRNAARAARAAQERQPRPLPGVRAAEALAERRLPPLPAPLPAPAHPEQPPVYPSAPNGPDSFALDHLATDAAARAHALLTTGHDEIGALTLWQDAVRLAASRPGSGLTVATRALYASLASAAGRTPSELARAVAAWRQGGPDGLAVLEESWDPPAGRFDRARPLLLAADLPAFRPRRNHLTHPRGHVQLRFGRDGLWYAYESEPGHDDWWPRGTPDPDPVGALTGLGGAGEF from the coding sequence ATGAGCGAACCGCGCCAGAGCACCGGGCCGGCCGACGAGGCGCGCCGGGCGCTGCGGGAGGCCCGGGAGCGGCAGCAGGAGCAGAGCGCGCAGCAGCACGCCGAGCGAGGCACGGACCGGCCCGACCGCCCCGCGGCCCCCGCCGCGCCCCGGCCTGCCGACGCCGCCCGCGCGGCCCTGCGCCGGACCCCGCAGCCCGCCCCCACCCCGGCCGACCAGGGTTCCGAGGCCGCCCCCGACCCCGTCGACGCCTCAGGTCCCGCGACCGACACCGTCCCGGTGACCGACCCCGAGCCGGCCGCCGAGCCGGCCGTCGACTCGGCGCCCGGAACGGGGCGCGCCCCCGGCGCCGGCCTGGAGGCCGCCGCTCGTCCGACCGCCGGCCCGCGCCTCGCGTCCGGCTCGGGCGCCGCGTCCGGCAGCGGTTCTGTGGGCGGCTCCGCACCGGTGGGCGACGTCGCCGCCGGTGCCGCGGGGGAGGCGGGTTCCACCGGCGGTCGCCTGGAGGCCGCACCCGGTCTGCGGCTCGCGTCCGGCTCGGGTTCCGCCGGCGGCTGCCCCGAGGCCGCGCCCGGTCCGACCGCCGGCCCGGACGCCGTCCCCGTGACCGGTTCCCGGCCTGCGGCGCCCGACGTGCCGCCTGCGCCCGCAGGGCCGGCCGCCGTGGACCGGGCGGGGGCCGGGAGCCCGGCGGCGTCCTCCCCCCGCCTCACGGCCGGCCGGGACACCATGCCCCCACCCGCCGACCCCGTCCCGGACGTCACGACCGCTCCGCCCGTGACGACGGGCCCACGTCCGGGGGACGTCGCCCGTGAGGCCCTGCGCGCGGCCCGGGCACAGGCGCGCCGCGGCCCGTCCGCAGCCGAGCCTCGGACTGTCGCCGAGACGCCCGCCCGGCCGGCTCGTGAGACGGCCTCCGGCCGTGGGCGGCACCGCCCCGGCCCGAGCCCCGAGACGCGTTCCGCCGCGCCGCCCGCCGGGCGCTCGGCCGATGACCGGCGAGCGGACCGCACCCGCGACCGGCTCGCCGAGGAACGCGCCCGCGCGGTCAGGGAGTTGCTCGCCGACTCCTTCCGCATGCCCTCGGACGACGCCGCCGAGCACGCACCCGATCCCGAGGCCCGTACCGATGCCGACACCGCCTTCGCATCCGAGCCCGCGCCCGGCCCCCGCTCCGCTCCCGTGTCCGTCCCCGAGCCCGAGCCTGCGCCCGAGCCCCGCTTCGCTCCTGCATCCGTCCCCGAGCCCGCGCCCGCGCCCGGCCCCGGCTTCGCTCCCGGGTCCGTCCCCGAGGCCGAGTCCCGCTACGGACCTGGACCCGGGCGCGGACCCGGACCGGAGCCCGTCCGAGGGGTCCGCCGGGATCATGGGGAGAACGGCCCGGACGGCCTCGACGGTCCTCACGGGCGCGAGGCCCGTGCCTTCTCGCCGGTGCTCGACGACGTCCCGCCCCACACCCCCCGTTCCATGGCCGCCCCCTCCCGGGACGGCGATCACCGCCGCACCTTCCCGGCCTTCCCCCCGCGCACCGGCGGAGCCTTCGCCGGGACCTGGTGGGGGAACGCCTGGGTCGCCGCGCTCGAGGAGGGCGCCCTCGACCCCAAGCGCGTGGTCCGCGGGCGCGGTTACGCCGAGCAGGGGAACGTGGACGCGATCACCGTCACGCCGGGACACGTCCTCGCCTATGTGCAGGGCAGCCGCCCCCGCCCGTACCGCGTCCAGGTCCGGCTGCGCACCCTCGGCCAGGAGGACTGGGAGCGTTTCCTGGCCGCCGCCGTCGAGCACCCCGGGCACATCGCCGCACTGCTCGACAAGGAGATGCCGGAGTCGCTCGCCGAGTGCGGGGTGCCGCTGCTGCCCGGCCCCGGCGACCTGGAACCGCACTGCAGCTGTCCCGACCGCGGTCACCCCTGCAAGCACGCGGCCGCCCTCTGCTACCAGACCGCGCGACTGCTCGACGCCGATCCGTTCGTGCTGCTCCTGCTGCGCGGCCGGGGCGAGCGCGAACTGCTGGACGCGCTGTCCCGACGCAACGCCGCGCGAGCGGCCCGCGCCGCACAGGAGCGGCAACCGCGTCCCCTGCCCGGCGTGCGGGCCGCGGAGGCCCTCGCCGAGCGCCGGCTGCCGCCCCTCCCGGCCCCTCTGCCCGCGCCCGCGCACCCCGAGCAGCCTCCGGTGTACCCGTCCGCGCCGAACGGTCCGGACTCCTTCGCGCTGGACCACCTCGCGACCGACGCGGCCGCCCGCGCCCACGCCCTGCTGACCACCGGCCACGACGAGATCGGCGCGCTGACCCTCTGGCAGGACGCCGTACGGCTCGCCGCGTCCCGTCCCGGCTCCGGGCTCACCGTCGCCACCCGGGCCCTCTACGCCTCGCTGGCCTCCGCGGCCGGCCGCACCCCGTCCGAACTGGCGCGGGCGGTGGCCGCCTGGCGGCAGGGCGGACCGGACGGGCTCGCCGTCCTGGAGGAGTCCTGGGACCCGCCGGCCGGCCGCTTCGACCGGGCCCGCCCCCTCCTCCTGGCCGCCGACCTGCCCGCCTTCCGCCCCCGTCGCAACCACCTCACCCACCCCCGCGGCCATGTCCAACTCCGCTTCGGCCGGGACGGGTTGTGGTACGCCTACGAGTCCGAACCCGGCCATGACGACTGGTGGCCGCGCGGCACGCCCGACCCGGACCCGGTGGGCGCGCTCACGGGGCTGGGCGGCGCGGGCGAGTTCTGA